From the Oceanotoga teriensis genome, the window ATAGAAAAGAATATTAAATTATCTGAAGAAGGTGTAATGACTTCTGAAAAAGTTAAAGAATCTCTCGAATCAATAACAGATCAATCTAAAAAAGTTAAGGAATTAATGGATGAAATAGCAGCAGCCAGTCAAGAACAATCTCAAGGAATAATGCAAATAAATAAAGCTATAAGTCAAATGGATCAAGTAACACAACAAATAGCTTCAAATGCTGAAGAATCAGCATCATCTTCTGAAGAACTGAGTTCTCAAGCAGTTAGTATGGAAGAAGTAGTTATAGATCTTGTTAAACTTGTATATGGAAGTTCTGAGTATAAAGGAAATGAAATTAAAAATAAATCAAATTATAAAAATATAAGTAAGCCAAAAAATAATAATATAAATAAGAAGAAAAACATCTCTGAAGATAAAAAGAATAAAACAGAAATAGTTAATCCTGAAAAAATAATTCCTCTCGATGATGATACTGGAGATTTTTAGATCATAGGCCTCTATAAGAGGCCTATTTAAATAAAAGGAGATTGTATAAAATATGAACAATTTGATTTTTAGTAAATTCAGAGATTATATTTATGAAAATCTTGGAATAGATTATAATGAAAATAAAAAAGTTTTATTAGAAGCGAGAATAAAAAAACTAATGAATAGATATGCAATAACCTCTTTCGAAAGTTTTTATAACAGAATATTTGTAGATAAGAAATTATTGATAGAATTTTTGAATGAAATGACCACTAATAAAACTAATTTTTTTAGAGAAATAAATCATTTTAATTTTTTAAAGAGTTATATGAGTACATTTTTAAATTTAAACAAAAGAATTAATTTAAGTAAAGAAATAAGAGTTTGGAGTGCGGGATGTTCTACAGGAGAAGAGGCTTATACTGTAGGAATGGTTTTAAAAGAAATCTTAAATCCCAATATAATTATAAAAATATTGGCAACTGATATATCTACTAATGTTCTTCAAAAAGCCATGCAAAGAACCTATCCTTCAACGATTACTCTTGATGTTCCAGTATATTATTTGAATAAATATTTTACAAAAGATAATAAAAGTTTTAGATTAAACGATGAAATATATAATATGGTTACATTTAGATATTTTAATCTGATGAATAAATTTCCTTTTAAACATAAATTTGATATTATCTTTTGTAGAAATGTAATGATTTATTTTGATTATGATACGAGAGCAAATCTATCAAATAAATTTCACAAGGCATTAGTAAAAAATGGACTTATGATAATCGGTCATTCTGAAAGTTTATCTGATAAGAAAAAAGAATTTAAATATATGAAACCAACTATTTATTCGGCAATGTAGGTGATTTAATTGGAAGTGATAAATACTTTTTTTGTTAAACCTGGGGTGATATTTTTTTCTGAAGAACCATATAAAATATCTACCGTTCTTGGTTCTTGTGTTTCAATTGCTATGTGGGATTTTAAAAATAAGTGGGGTGGAATGAATCATTATATGTATCCCCATGAATTTAAACATACTAAAATACCAGATAGTAAAATAGGAGAAAAAGCAATAATACAATTATATAAAATAATGATAAAACATGATTCTGATAAAAATAATATAATAGCAAATGTATCAGGAGGAAGTAATAATCAAGAATTAAGTCCTTATATTAGTAATGAAAACGTAAAAATAGCATTTAAAATATTAAAAGACTTAAATATAGAGATATTAAAAAATTATACTGGAGGAAATAGAGGTAAAAAAGTTATATTTAATAATTATACAGGGGAATATATTGTTGATAATATATCAGAATGGAAGTGATTTAATTGATAAAAGTTCTTATTATAGATGATTCAGCAATGGTTAGAAAA encodes:
- a CDS encoding CheR family methyltransferase — translated: MNNLIFSKFRDYIYENLGIDYNENKKVLLEARIKKLMNRYAITSFESFYNRIFVDKKLLIEFLNEMTTNKTNFFREINHFNFLKSYMSTFLNLNKRINLSKEIRVWSAGCSTGEEAYTVGMVLKEILNPNIIIKILATDISTNVLQKAMQRTYPSTITLDVPVYYLNKYFTKDNKSFRLNDEIYNMVTFRYFNLMNKFPFKHKFDIIFCRNVMIYFDYDTRANLSNKFHKALVKNGLMIIGHSESLSDKKKEFKYMKPTIYSAM
- a CDS encoding chemotaxis protein CheD, whose product is MINTFFVKPGVIFFSEEPYKISTVLGSCVSIAMWDFKNKWGGMNHYMYPHEFKHTKIPDSKIGEKAIIQLYKIMIKHDSDKNNIIANVSGGSNNQELSPYISNENVKIAFKILKDLNIEILKNYTGGNRGKKVIFNNYTGEYIVDNISEWK